A single window of Martelella sp. NC20 DNA harbors:
- the dhaL gene encoding dihydroxyacetone kinase subunit DhaL yields MQRFINNPDDLVDETVAGFVRAHRDLVRLDPANPRVIVSRNAPVSGKVGIVTGGGSGHEPAFIGYTGRNMVDAVAVGELFSSPTAKSFADAMRAADGGAGVAVLYGNYAGDNMNVKMAAQMLEKEGIEVATVVANDDVCSAPLSEREKRRGVAGEIFMWKIAGAVAAKGGTLAEVQAAAQTAIDSVRSVGVGLGPCTLPAVGHPNFQIEAGTMEVGIGHHGEPGTRVEPLKSANEVAGDMVKIVMDDHDLPKGSEVAVLVSGLGATPVNELYVLYDRMEQEIEARGATVYRAYVGNYFTSLEMIGATLSVMVLDDDMKALLDMEAVAPGFSQTGNAAPAIQPSAAPKAATAAKAQTATAEGNAPRAPETINGPSVKNAGNAAIVEEIAAVIVENKAWLSEIDGKIGDGDHGINMAKGFGRAAERISGSKMTLDAAMSVLSDVLMSEIGGSMGPLYGLMFQEMASSIKGRTAIDADAFSNMLNAGLSGVRSTGSAKVGDKTLIDTLVPAVEAFDASKADGFAPALQAMAEAAEKGRDSTVDLVARIGRASRLGERSRGVLDAGATSCCMILTELGNGFSRRLQD; encoded by the coding sequence GTGTCGCGAAACGCTCCGGTTTCCGGCAAGGTCGGCATCGTCACCGGCGGCGGCTCCGGCCACGAGCCGGCGTTCATCGGCTATACCGGTCGCAACATGGTCGACGCGGTCGCGGTCGGCGAACTGTTCTCCTCGCCGACGGCCAAGAGCTTTGCCGACGCGATGCGGGCCGCCGATGGCGGCGCGGGCGTCGCGGTGCTCTACGGCAACTATGCCGGCGACAACATGAACGTCAAAATGGCCGCCCAAATGCTCGAAAAAGAGGGCATCGAGGTCGCGACCGTGGTCGCCAATGACGATGTCTGCTCCGCGCCGCTTTCCGAGCGCGAGAAACGCCGCGGCGTTGCGGGCGAGATCTTCATGTGGAAAATCGCCGGGGCCGTCGCCGCCAAAGGCGGCACGCTCGCCGAGGTGCAGGCCGCCGCCCAGACGGCGATTGATTCCGTGCGCTCGGTCGGCGTCGGGCTCGGCCCTTGCACATTGCCGGCCGTCGGACATCCGAATTTCCAGATCGAGGCCGGAACCATGGAGGTCGGGATCGGCCACCACGGCGAACCCGGCACCCGCGTGGAACCGCTGAAGAGCGCCAATGAAGTTGCCGGCGACATGGTCAAGATCGTCATGGACGATCACGACCTGCCTAAGGGCAGCGAGGTCGCGGTGCTGGTGTCCGGCCTGGGCGCGACCCCGGTCAACGAGCTCTACGTGCTTTACGACCGCATGGAGCAGGAGATCGAGGCGCGCGGCGCGACCGTCTACCGCGCCTATGTCGGCAATTATTTCACTTCGCTGGAAATGATCGGCGCAACGCTGTCGGTCATGGTTCTGGACGATGACATGAAGGCGCTGCTCGACATGGAAGCGGTCGCCCCCGGCTTCAGTCAGACCGGCAACGCCGCGCCGGCAATTCAGCCGTCCGCCGCGCCGAAGGCCGCAACTGCTGCCAAGGCGCAGACAGCAACGGCTGAGGGCAACGCGCCCCGCGCGCCAGAAACCATCAACGGCCCGTCAGTAAAAAATGCCGGCAATGCGGCGATCGTCGAGGAGATCGCGGCGGTGATCGTCGAGAACAAGGCCTGGCTTTCTGAAATCGACGGCAAGATCGGCGATGGCGACCACGGCATCAACATGGCCAAGGGCTTCGGCCGCGCCGCCGAACGGATCTCCGGTTCGAAGATGACGCTGGACGCGGCGATGAGCGTGCTTTCGGACGTTCTGATGTCCGAAATCGGCGGCTCGATGGGCCCGCTCTACGGGTTGATGTTCCAGGAAATGGCCTCGTCGATCAAGGGCCGCACCGCCATCGACGCCGATGCGTTTTCGAACATGCTCAATGCCGGGCTTTCGGGCGTGCGCTCCACCGGCTCTGCCAAGGTCGGCGACAAGACGCTGATCGACACGCTGGTTCCGGCGGTCGAGGCTTTCGATGCCAGCAAGGCCGACGGTTTCGCCCCTGCCCTTCAGGCGATGGCGGAAGCTGCGGAAAAGGGTCGCGATTCCACCGTCGATCTGGTCGCCCGCATCGGGCGCGCAAGCCGGCTTGGCGAGCGCTCGCGCGGCGTTCTGGATGCAGGGGCAACCTCCTGCTGCATGATCCTGACGGAACTTGGAAACGGGTTCTCCCGCCGCCTTCAGGATTGA
- the dhaL gene encoding dihydroxyacetone kinase subunit DhaL, whose amino-acid sequence MMYLDCHALADLFRAFARRMNDERDYLAELDGAIGDADHGTAMAEGFSAAAVALTHNASDYPSLRVALTQAGRSFLNAVGATTGPLYASGLTRAGLAMPEEKQVPIERLADILLAISEGIEERGKASPGDKTMLDAWLPATHAIRDARAEGDTLCQVMARAASAASEGAEATRGMVAAKGRAARLGARTIGHLDPGAVSAAALLDTARDWVSAATERETG is encoded by the coding sequence ATGATGTATCTCGATTGCCATGCTCTCGCCGACCTGTTTCGCGCCTTCGCGCGGCGTATGAACGATGAACGCGATTATCTGGCGGAGCTGGACGGGGCGATCGGCGATGCCGATCACGGCACGGCCATGGCCGAGGGGTTCTCGGCGGCGGCGGTGGCGCTCACGCACAATGCTTCCGACTATCCCTCGCTCAGGGTCGCGCTGACGCAGGCCGGGCGCTCCTTTCTCAATGCCGTCGGCGCCACCACCGGACCGCTCTATGCCAGCGGCTTGACGCGCGCCGGCCTTGCCATGCCGGAAGAAAAGCAGGTGCCGATCGAGCGGCTTGCCGATATTCTGCTCGCCATCTCGGAAGGAATCGAGGAACGCGGCAAGGCATCCCCCGGCGACAAGACCATGCTCGATGCCTGGTTGCCGGCGACCCATGCAATCCGCGATGCGAGGGCCGAGGGCGATACGCTCTGTCAGGTCATGGCCCGTGCCGCCTCAGCAGCCTCCGAAGGGGCCGAGGCGACGCGCGGCATGGTGGCGGCAAAGGGCCGCGCCGCCCGTCTTGGCGCCCGCACTATCGGCCATCTCGATCCCGGCGCCGTTTCCGCCGCCGCGCTGCTCGACACCGCGCGCGATTGGGTATCAGCGGCAACCGAGCGAGAGACCGGTTGA